The Agelaius phoeniceus isolate bAgePho1 chromosome 2, bAgePho1.hap1, whole genome shotgun sequence region cagacacacagggcTTGGCCACGGGTGCTCCCATGAAAGCAGAAATGAGGTGGGAATGGGCCAGCAGAGATTGCTGTCCCGAGGAAGAACAGGGTGacagcagaagctgctgctgtgacaagtctgctgtgctcagggctgtaCGTGATGCGCTGGCACCACTTAGTGGCCAGTGAAATGAATAAAGTTCCTGCCCCTGGCGATACATATTTTATGCAGGAATGGGCTCTGAGTGTGGAATATCCTGTGGAGTCTCATTATGTTTAGTTTACTTCCCTTCAACCAGGAAGGGTAGGTACAGACTCTTAGTCTTCCTGAAGCTGGGCAGgccaggaaaaaacaaacttgtttaatgaaataaatctgAGTCCTCTGTCACTGATACACTTAAAAGAGTATTAAACCCTCATTTCTGTATAAATAGTTCTGTCAAGGTCCTGTTGTGGAAATTCAgctcctttttccttccagaTTATCAAATGACTTAAAATGAAAGCAGATAAAATATTAGGGACTGTGTGTCAGTCCTAAAGAACCAGAAGCCTTTTTCATGCTCAAAGTAGCAATGGTGTAACTTTCTCATACCCCCTTCCTCCAGGTGAGGGGTCATCTCTGGGAGAAAGCTTCCAGAGCCAGCTTTTGTCTCCTTCAGTTTGGAAAGAGATCTGCTCATGGTCAAGCAAGCTGGGATGTAAAGACAGAAAACTCAGTATTGTTCCTTATGTTATGCCTTACTCCCAGCAACTGAGAAATAGTTATTTCTGGATGCTCCCAAAGCCATGCAGCTTTCTCACTAGGGGAGAGATGAAGTTAAAGCCTTTCTGATCATTCTTACTTGAGGTAAGAGTCCTTTTCCCCCTGCTAAGTTACTCCTGAGCATGTCTTGTATCAAAAAGACAACTTTTCAAACTCCTGTTCAGAGAACATCCTAGAATCAGCCTTAAGAGTGTTTTTGTATTTGCATTTTAGATTCTTTCCAGCCCTCAACTGCAGAGACCTCAATGCTTTGATGTGATTGGATTTCTCATACCTTCTGTGTATGGTAGCGGACGGGGCTCATTTTGCACATTGAAGCTCTTCCAGGTGTATTTGGGCGCTGGGGAGCCCTCATGAGAAGCACAGGTCAGGTTGATTGTCTGTCCATATTCTGGTGTCCCCAGAATCTTGCATTCGGGCTTGGATGGTGCAactgaaggaaggaaagaggaaCTGTATTAATCAGAAGCAGTTTCTTGTTTCAGCCCATTTGCATCTGTGGTTTTTATTCTTGCAAGCAGAGGCTGGTCTTGCACCTGCCACCTTCTTAAAAGAACTTAAAGTGATTTTGGATCTAATTTGTTTCTCCCTTTTTGGCACTGGAAAGCCAAGAAGGAATTGCAAGATGCTTTTTGGGATATGCCTGATAGTGTTAGGTGACCCATCCTTAGATAACTGGAGTATGACAGGCCACAGGGGGGATGAGGAAAGCCCTGTAATGATTATTACAGGGTTATTAGGAGAGTGAGCTGTGCAGCTCTAAAGGCTGTTTTCTACAGCCAGGTGTCTGAGGGAGCTGCCCGCTCTACGCATCCCAGCGTCCTTCCACGGGGAGTGAAAAGACCAAAGGTGGAATTGGGAATGACAACTTTTTTTTGCTATTAGAAAATCTGTTAAAGCTGCTGTGGGCATCAGAGGAAGGGCAGGTGTGTGTGACAGGGGTGTGGCACTCGTGCGTCACCGCACCGAGGACGAAGAGGTCGAGGAGCGCGGACTGGCGGGGCGGGTCGCCCCGGAGGCGGACGCTGCAGACGTAGGTGCCGTTGTCCTCCATGGTCACGGCGCCCATGGTGATGCTGATGTCCCCCCTGTTCACGTCGCCGCTGAACTGCAGGCGGTGGTCGTAGCCCTCCCCGTACTGCACCAGCCCGTCGAAGTAGCGCGTCACGGCGTCAACCTGGCACACAGCGAGGGCACAGCGTCAGTCCCTGCTGCTTCTGTGGCATCTGCCATCTACCTCGATCCATCTGCCCGCTCCTAAGGGGCAGCTTGGAAAAGAGGACCTTAAATGGCAGCAGTTTGGGAAGAAACCAATAATAACGTAGAAGTTCAAAAGGATCTCTGTTTCCATCTGGAATCCCCTTCTCACACCTTATCTGATTTCTTTTGCTGGGGCTTATTCACCTTTCCTCACCATGAGGAGAGGACAGCCCGAGAATTGTCTGAGACCCATGTCAGTCACATTTTGCCCTATGGTTGCACAAACTCTCCCAGCAGGAATCTCCAGAGAAGAAACCCTTGGTAGTTCTTGCAAGGAATCTCCAAAGGCTGCTTCCCATCTCGCTAATTCCCAAGCAGTCCAGGAGAACTTTAAAAGTTTAACCTTCCACTACTTCAGATGGATATAGGAGACTTTAAGAATCTCTCCGTGTACTGTTATCATCAACTTAAAACTTTTTACATAATATCAAAGATATGTGTATTACATATAcgtttatatatatgtgtgtgtttagAAATTATCTGAGTGTTTCACATGTTTTAATAGATGTAAACCCCACAGTACATACAGTGCTGTATCCTCAGTAAACAGCTGTAAGACCAACCAATAGGGGTGGGAGCTTGCCTAGTGTTGTGCAATAGATTTGGGATAAATTGCATCTAGTCTCAGGATTTCTGTTTGCACAGTtctgggattaaaaaaaaaaatctggaagaaGTCTTTTTCTTCCAACATCCATTCCCACTCACAGCTTCCCTCTCCTGCCCCTTCTTGGTTGCCCTCTCATCCGTTTCTTTATGCAGCTCAGTTTACCTTGCTATCAATTTTCTTCCAGACAACCAGGTCTCCACTGTCAACAGCtgagtttgttttaaaattacagCGCAGGGTagcatttcttcctcttgccacTTGGATTTGCCTCTCAGGTGCTTCCACAGTGAGGGCATGAGCAGACACCAGAACTAGGAAGAGAATAAATGCTGCACTcagcaaaaataacttctaGATTCCATGGTGGTCTCTTTGGCTTCCTTAAATGCCACAATAACCCCTCATTGCCTGTCATCCAGGACATTCCCCACTGAGCAAGAGGTGATGTGTGCTGCAGCTGATTGGCTCTGGGAATGGCTTAGAGCTAAACTCTGCTCTCTGTTCCTTGTTTCCCTCTTCTTCACCTACTCCTATATTGCCATGGAGTTTAGAAagatgctgtattttttttacctGAGCCCTCCTTTGGTGTGACTGACACCCTTTGACAATTCAGAATGTACAGAGGGAGACAGATAAACAGATACTACAAGTGCATCAGCAGTCTTAAGGATTCAGGCTAAACTAACAAACTGATATTGTCAAATTTCAAGGATCAGGAAAACTGTCAAATAACTTGCCTCGATCCAAATCCATAGAAAAGTGACATTTTGTGCTAGGGAATCAAAACCTGTTCATGTTTTTCATCTCTGAAAATGGAAAAACGTAGAGAAGCAAAGAGTGATTGAAAGAAACAAGGGAAGAATAGCTCTTAGTTTTTTCTAAAATTGAGTAAGGTAGTAGTCACCTTTGTTCAAaaactccagctcctgcctctggaGCACAGGAATTGCTGAGAGCTGAATAAAACAGAAAttcctctgtgccctggggaagcacacagggcacagggcaggtggttTTTTACACTGAATTCCTTCTGACTTGCGCTTAATTCATCTTGTCTGATCATTGCCTGGTGGGCAGGTCTTTGTTATTCTCAGAATTGAGCTGGACATTTATGTCTGCCCTGCCATAGGTGACCTTCATGCCTGCAGGAGTCCATGGTTAAAAACACCTGCTTTCTCCTCACAGTTTGTGTGGGTTCTGTGTTTGGGTTTGTTGCTTtgaggttttggttttgtttcttttttaatggcACTGTCATTTGTggaaaatatttgggaaaaCTGTAAATGGCAAGGAAGGAAGTGCTGCTCAGAGGTGCTCCCGTGGCAAAGAGGAACATGGTGCAGTAAggaggaaagaggaggaaggCTTCCACCcatgctggggatgctgcatgTGGTGGTGAAGGTTTGCTTCTGAAAGCTGAGTCGCTGTTCCCTGGAGAGGATTCATCTGAAAAGTTGCTTTCTAGCTAATTTTGGGTCCTCATTCTGCCATATCTTTGTCCAGGTTAGATCTATAAGGAAGTGTAATGTATAAGGGAGAGAGCAAAGGATTTCTAGATTGCACCCTGATTGCAAACAGGTTGTGAATAGCCACTTTTTTAGACAGGAAGAGCACACAGCCCCCTGCACTGGGTCAGTAAGTGAATGGCAAGCTGAGCACTGCCGCATCCTTGACTAGCAGTGAACAAGAGTCCCTTGGAAAATAACAGTGTGGGGACCCAGGAGGTTGTGTGGTCACTGCGCTAAGAATCTGGGGTTACAGTTCAGGTAACTACACAGGGTGCCATGGGACAGTTGGCACAGGGATTTGCTCTTAGCCTAAATTCCCATCTTTCTGCATACTCCCAACAATTGGTTGTTCTGTGGGCTCCCACAGTTCATAGCAAAGTGTGTTTGCACCTCTTCCTCTGTGATGTGGCAGGAGTGGCTTCTGTTCTCTTGGGGATTATTTCATTTACAACTGCTGACAGTTATGAGAAGGAAACCAGGGCAAAGTATTGCTAGCATGCTTTTATTGCAGCCACTCCCAGATCTTTCCTTGCCCTGTAGCACCCAGGGCAAGGCCCATGTttgcacagcccctgggctctTTCTGACTGCTGTTTTCTTATGCCCTCCATATGAGAGACACCTGTGAAAGCTTTCTCCTTGCTTGTTGTAACTGGATAGAGATGCTTTCCTGCATTCAAGTGAAAAGCACAACTGTCTGTACTAGGAAGTGGAGCAAAACCCATTTCATGATCTTATTGTCACTCATAAACTGGTTCCGCTGGGCTGGGGTTCACTGACAGGTCATAAACACAGCCCTGAGGCAAAGAAACCACCCAACCCTAAgacttcttttccttcttccaacTGTATGAGTCAAATCCTACAATAAATGagatctttcttttcttccagacATGTTtggtgcagagctggggagcagctgaacCCAACACTGCATGTGAGGCACAGCCTGTAACTCACTTATTCATCTGTTGCTGTCACCCTCACGTCCCACTGCTTCTGGTGCTCCTCATTTGTCACCCACATCTCTTTCTGCATCCCAGAAAGAGCTTCCCTTTCTCAGGGAAGCAACAGTTTCATTCTGGGATGTCACTGACTCGGGCTCGTTTCCTCCTCCTGACTTCTCACCACATTTCACTTCATAGTCAGCATCTTAAAATTGTCGTTTATTCTTCAaaggttggggatttttttctgagcaGAAACAGAATCTATTCAAAGTATGGCTGAAGGCAGAGGAAGTAAATTCTGAATGAACTCCAAAAAAGGAGAGAGGACAAATAGCCTACGTGCTACTAGAGAGACAATGTCACCTAGATTCAAGCCCTAGAGGTACTTTTTTGTGTGTTATCACTTTGTGTGTTtatagcattttaaaaaatgtgagaGACATTTTGTATGTtcataacattttaaaaaatgagaatggttttctctctctctgcttaGAGATTTGTACTTGTacaaaggaagaagaaaatcagtGACATTTCTACTTTCACATTCCTTACTGAGTAATTGTTAACAGACTGAAAGGCAATTAATACAATTACAGGAATATTTTGTTTGCCGAAATGAATTGAGATTCTgatcaagcaaaaaaaaaaaggagcataaTTTGCATAGCATGAAAGGTGAGAATCATGAAAAAGAAGAGTGAATATCAATGGCTTTGCAGGAGTTACATAATGATCATCAAACCATGACCCAAGTCACATTTGTTGCATGTGGAGCCCATCCACTTTTTCTGATTACTTTAAACTTTGTGAATTTCCTTTTTGTGTGTCTTACTGTTGAAGTGAGGTTTTCAGGATTTTTAGTTAAAAAATCCCAAGCAATTCCCATGTGCGTAGCTTGGTCTGAAGCCTGGAATGAGCTGTAGGAGCATTGCTGTAAGAATATGAGACAGGATAAAAAGCAGTGGAACTGAGACTTCCAGAGGAGGAAGTTCCTTCTTCAGAGATAAATATTGTATTAACAGAACCCAAGAAAACTCTTTATGAAAAATACTTTCAGCTTCATGAAGAACAGCATTTTTTCCCACTCCTAACAGTTTGGGAGATGTGTGTGGATATTCAGCACAGAGATGGTGCACACACTTGTCTGGCCATAAGCACAAAGGCACCTTCACTAAACAAAAGAGAGGCATACAAAGTGCACTGGAGCCCCTGTACTTTGTAGTGCTGTTTCCTGCCACCCAACCCTTGAGGACATAACCAAATTAGTACTCACTTGCACTGAAAATGAAGAGCCCAAGTCCTTTCATTGCCGTCCCCCTCATCTCTCCTTTGTTTCACCTCAAGGTGCTCTTCCTTGTAATCTCCAGGAGGCTGGGTAGGTAATTGGCTTTCCCTGAAGGACTGCTTTGCAGTGGCATCGCAGGTTCACTTCCTCAGTCTCTTTTAAAAGTGCTtctgccccagcctgcccctcccctcccagccagaATGACAAGCCACATCACCAGGTGCTCTCTGTAAACATGGGAGCTCCTTCCCCAGTTGTGAACTTTCTCCCACAGTTAAATGgcctttccccatttctcccaaCACGCAGGTGCACGGAGCAAGGGAAGGGTGTGGTGGGACTGGGGGTGGAGTGTGCAGTGCAGCTGAAGTCATGCATGTGATGACAGGCAACTAGGGGAAGATAAACCTCGTTTTTCTCAAATATTTATTAAGGAACAGAGTTTAAAAGGTATTAAAGTGTTTCACaatgcaggcagcagcccacATCCAGGCTTTAAGGACCTGAGGGGCCTAGCTCCATTTACTCTAAATACTCATACAAATGCATAGTTTATGGCAGTTGGATGACTAATGGGTTATGTAAATATAAGTGAGATGCATCTCAGCCAGGTTCTTACTCTCTGATGCTCGCTGTTCCACCGCCCAGTGTGTGTTGCACAACAAGCACAGGTACCAAAGAGGCTGCTCCCTGTCTGTGCAGAAGGCTGGACAGATCACCCAGCCCATGGCTTGCAGCACTCTGGTGGTGGGTCTGTCAAGGCATGGgtacagcacagccagcactgctcaccTGCTCTGGATGAGCACTTGGGAGTCACCAATAACCACTATAACTGACTGAAGAGTAAAAGGGGGACTGATGCAGCCAAAGCAAACATCTGACATTATGTTTAACTGAGGGCAGTGTGTCTTCTAAACACTTCACTGCCACTAGGAAGCGAGGGATGTGTACATGTGGGATAATCATCTATGCTGTTTCTAGCCATTTGAGGGACAAAGTCACTTTTAGGGTGTGAGTGATCATTTCAGGCATCTAGATGGGACATCATGTTCTTAGATATCATTTTGAGATGAAATTAGTTGTAGAATGCAGTATATAATGGATGAACTTTGTTGAGGATTCTGAAGGAGGCTTCCTCAAAAGTAGTTGTTGACACTGGATAGCTGTGTTCAGTGCAGTAAAGCAGATCTGTGTCTTGCTCTTGTGCTG contains the following coding sequences:
- the GPA33 gene encoding cell surface A33 antigen, with product MRGTAMKGLGLFIFSAILVSAHALTVEAPERQIQVARGRNATLRCNFKTNSAVDSGDLVVWKKIDSKVDAVTRYFDGLVQYGEGYDHRLQFSGDVNRGDISITMGAVTMEDNGTYVCSVRLRGDPPRQSALLDLFVLVAPSKPECKILGTPEYGQTINLTCASHEGSPAPKYTWKSFNVQNEPRPLPYTEGQQITLKNISADTSGFYICTSTNTVGTEFCNMTVSVVPPSMNIALYAGIIGGVVAAIVVIGIIAYCCCCRESKDTDYEMTAQEDRNEPSRQMPTRHESEGEYVETEGTEENE